TAGTTGCCGGAGCATCTGGCGTTTCGCGTCCTCAGTACCGGGTGCGAATCGGAATTGAAGGATCTCATCGCTGTCTGTGTAGAGGAGCTCGAAGGCGTGGGTCGGCGACGTGTTCTTGGTCCGGAAGCGACCGGACCACTCGGCATCATGCAGCGATTTGAGGAGCCGCTCGCCACGCTCGAGGCCGTCGTCGCCACGGTAGGGGCGAATCCCCAGGATCGGCAGGTCGCCCCGTGCACGGTCGTATAGGTCCGTACTGAGCGCCTCGCTGATCTGGCGGGCTTCGACCTCATCCGAGCCACCGAACAGTGAGAACATTAGGTCCACCCCCAGTTGCACGGGTCGCGTCCCTGATCGTCCGTGTAGTTCGCGAGGTACATCCTCGTATCGGGGTGGTCGGTCGGGTCGTGCTGATAGACAGCGAACTGTCGCGGGTTGATGTCGTCCGACATTTCGATTCTGAGCGGGTACTGATCCTCGTCGACGACGAACAGCGCTTGACTGTAGCCGTCGCTTTTCTTGCCCATATCGGCGTTCCTGATGTACTGTTGGGACCGAGGAGTGAGGTCGAGGATGTCCGCCCACGTCGGGTTCATTTCCTTGGTGTGGTGGTAGAGCTGCATGGCCTGATTATTGTAGATCACTTCGGCGCTCTCGGAGAGTGAGACTTCCGTGCTTCCGTCGTCTTTCGTTGAGGTTTCGAACAGGTCGCCGATCTCCTGAGTTGCGAGCATGATCCACTCGCCCCAGTGGCGAGCGTGGCGGTGGAGTCGCTTGAAAAAGCCCGCACTCCGGGGGTTTGACAACATATAGTGGAACTCGTCGACGCACATCGCGGTGTGTCCCTCGAAGGCCTTTTGCTGCTCGTGGAGGTCGGACAGACGCATCATCATCTCGAGGCCGCCAGCGCGTTGATCCTGCTCTTGGTCTTGGTGATCGAGGTAGATCACGTCGTGATCCATCAGATCTAGGTCCGACCGCTCGCAAAAGTGCGAGAATCGGCCATCAGGCTCGAACGCCTCGATGTCGTGGGTAATGATATCTCGGGCGACGCCTTGGCGCTTCTCTAAGGTCCCCTCCTCGTTCGCGAGGCGCTCCCGAACGAACTCGTCGGGGTCGAGCACGATATCCTCGAGGACCTCGATAACGTCGGGGATCGTTGCACTCGGGTTCCGGTAGCTCTCGGGATCGCCGCGTTCGATCCCCTGCCGGCGCTGGGCCTCCTTGGCCGCGAGCGTCCATGTGTCGCGCTTCTCGCCGATATTCGCGAGGTCCATCATATCGTAGTAGGCGTACAGGAACGTGTCGAACCGATTGAGGAACCCGTGCCATGGCGACCCTTTTTTGATATTACGGTACTTCTCAGGCGGGACGTACGGAACGTTCAGCGGGTTCACGGCCGCGTCCTTTCCGACGCGGATCCACTCGCCACCATAGATATCACACAGGCTTTTGAGGTCCTGAAGCGGCGTCGAGAGGATCATCTTAAACGGGATATCGCGCTCGTCGTGGTGTTGCTTGAACGAGTTGACGAGGTGCTGGAGCGAGGTCGTCTTGCCGCTCCCGATAGTCCCGTAAATTCCCATTGAGTGGCCGTTCTCGAGATCGCCGACGTCGACGCGGGTCGGCTCCCGGAGGTAGTCATGCAGGCCGATCATGGTCCCGTCGGCGTCCTCGCGATTCTTGTACTGATAGGCCCACTGTCGGGCGAGGGCGTCGGCCCGAAGTGTGACGTTCTCGCCGAGCTCGTTGTTACAGACGGGAATCGACGACTGCCACCCCTCGTCGTGGCGATCGTCCATCCGAGCGGTGTCGAGCCCGCACTCGCGTTTCAGGATCATCTCGATATCCTCAATCGCGTCGGTGAGTCGGTGGTCCGAATGGTTCACTTCGCCGGTCTGTTCGTCCCAGTGGCGCGTTGAGGCCTCGATCGTGACCGAGAGGCTCGCAGAGAACACTGCGAAGTTGGTATCATCGATCGACTCGGCGAACGAACTGGCCTCGTCGTACTTCCGCTGCACGTAGTCCTCGAAGAACGTCCCGAATTGCCCCTCAAGGCGGTCTTCCATCGAGTGTTCTTGGTTCTTGGCGGTGCGCTTCGGGTTCGCCTGCCGTTCGAAGTGGGTCGCGATCTTGACGTCCACTCCCGGCCGGTGGTACTGGTACAGTGGCTCGAGAAACGCCGTCGGGGGGACGTCCGGCCAACCCGTGACCTGGAGCGTCGCCGAAAGAGTATCGCCGTCGAGTGTGATCGACCCGTCCGTCTCGGGGTCGAACGTTTCAGGCATGACGAGGGTCCGGTATTGGTGCATCAGGTCGTCCTCGTCGGTCACGTCGCTGATCCCTTCGCAAAAGTCGACGTCATTCCCTGGGTGTGAGACGTTGTGATTCGGGTCGCCGGCGTCCTCCGAACCGGGAACGGGCGACTGTCGGACCATATCAGTGAAATGCTTGATCTGCGTAACGTCGTCCGGTCGGTAGGCGTCGGCGATCACTTCCGTGAACTCGGCCGATGTGAGCCGCCGAGCCGAGATCCCCTGTAGCTTCTCTAAGCCATTCTGGAGCGATTTGAGGCGGCGATTCAATTCGCGGACCATGATCCCCGTGAGGTCGCTATTCTCCCGGAGACGTCGAACGCGGCGCTCCTTGACCGGCTTACCGATGAAATCGAGGTCGGCGAGGCCGCCGTTGATCCCCGAGAGGGTTCGGGCGGCGTCGAGTTCGTTCGCTTCGAGGACGATGTAGTGCTCGCGCTTCGCGGTCGTGTTCTCGTAGAAGCTCTCAATCGTGGCCCGTTCCTTCGCGATGTCCGCTTGGACCTCTAGGGGCCACGTATCGGGCTCGTCTCCAGCCTCCATCTCTAGGACGGCCTGTATGGCCTCACGTTCGGTCTTATCCACCGACGGGTCTATCTCCCGTGTTGGGGGCTGATCGACTGTTCCAGAGCGAATGGTGGCCCGCAAGCGCCGTTCATGCCCCTTGGCACTCTGTTGGTGGTCAGTGTAGTCGACCGAGCGGGGGATATCGACCATCATCCCACGTTGATGTGGAGGGAGTGTCGAGAGGACGCCCGCGAAGGCGTTAATGGGGAGCAGAAGGTCATCTTTCTCGTACATCGCCATGCTCGCCGGGTCGACCTTGATCGCTCCGACGACGCCATGACCACCGTCGAGCTCGACAGCGTGCTCGTGTTTGAAGGCACGCTGTACGGCCGCGAAGTCCTGAATGATCGTGCCGCGCTCGGGTTCGAACCACTCCGTGATCGGCGAGTGGCTCAAAATACCCTCGAGTGGCGAGCCATTCACGAGGCGGTCAATCCGCCCCGGCTTGATGGCCGCCTGAAGGTCGGCGTCGATCGACGGCGTTTCGGTATCAGTCTGTTCGGTCGGTGTATCGTCTGTTTTACTCATATGAGTCGTGTCAGTGTCGGTTATCGGTCTCTGCGGCTCGGAAGCGTCGGATCCGAGCGAATCGTTTCACGGCCGTGCCACTCGGCGTAGCGCGAGCGGAGATACTGGAGGGTCGACTCGTGACTCGGCGTAACGATCGAAGCGAGCAGCGCCGTCACAAGAACGAGGGCGTCGAATACGAGTGTCGCGACGAGGACCACCAGCGCGACCTGCCACGGGGCGATATTGAACAGGACCACCGACGGAACCAACAGGAGAACACAGACGACGACGAGAACCATTGCCCACACGGCATTGAACCCCAGCCAATTCGGCATGAGGCTCACATTCTCCATCGTCAGCTGCTCGCCGGTATCCCGCGGGTCGTAGGAGCCACTATCACTTGCCATCCGATCCCTCCGAGCCATCCGTACCGAGGCCGCTGTCGAACGCGCCTTTCTCTTCCATTTTCAGATTGAAGTATCGCTTGCGCTGGGTCGTCGTGAGACCACCCGCACGGTCGTTCATCTCCTCAAATCGCCGCATTCGCTCTGAACGGGTTGGGGAGACGCCACCGTCAGCCGACGTCTTGCTACTCGAGCCGACGCCCGGGTCGTCACTTCGCCATCGGTTGAACCGCTCTTTACCGCTGTATGCAACACCGGCCGCACTCCCCGACGCCGCCGAACCGAGGAACTGAGCGCGGTTCTTGACGTCCCACCATTTGCCCTGAGCAGCGGCCCCCTTGCGCTTGACGTAGCCCTTGCCCTGCTCTTTGACCCGCTCCGTGTCCGGGGCTTTCTCGCGAACCTTCGCCGCGACCGCGCTACTGCCGGCGGCCGCCCCGGCCCCAGCGCCGACCGCCGCGATCAGGCGGCCTTTCGAGAGCCACATGAAGATCAGCATCAACGGCGGGGTCGCAAGTGCCGACGCGATTAGCCCCAGAGAGACGAAAGCCGCGACGATCCCATCGAACGACAACCCCCAGTCGAGCTGCGAGGCGGCGAACAGTTGCACGGCGACGGCGGCCTTAGAAATGAGCAGTGCGAGGTGGGTCACATGCAGGTAGCCGCTAAACTTCCCGAATGTCGAGGTCGGAGAGTAGAGCCATGCCGCCGTGAACGGCATAGAAATCATCGGAAAGAACGCGATGTAGATCCAGATTATCGCGTACAGTAGCCCGGCCCATTTCAGAATGTCCCAGCCCATTTCGTATAGCCCCATTCCAACGAACGCCGTCGCCAGCGAGAAGTCGAGCAGGCCCATGTTCTCGATCATCTGAGCGGGCGACGCGGCGACGTGCTCGGTGAACCCGGCGAACAGCTCATGTACGATTGAGAACCCGACGAGGTGAAACACGATCCCGCCGAGAATCGCCACGAACGCGCGTACGCCGCGGCTCAGTGTCCCGTGCGTACTCCACGGGAACGCCCGAAGGCTGGCGAATGGTGCGGCTCCAAACGACGCGAAGGTGATGATCCCGAACGCGACCGTCGTAATCGGGACGGCGATCCCAACATACAGGACCGGGAACAGGATGTCATACGGCGAACTCGTTGGTGTGTGAATCCCGCCGGGGTCGGTCAAGCCGATATCAATCGTCGGGATGTCAAGGATGAACGTGAATATCGGCCCGAGAGCCATGTTCGCAGCCGCCTGAGCCCCTCCCGTGGCGATGTTAGCCCCAGTGTTCAGAACGCCCTGGGCGATCCCGATCGGGCCGCCCGTCCCCGTACTGTTCCCGCTCGTCGTGTTGTTCCCACCGACGCCAGGAGCGGTCGGAGCGTCCGAGGGGGTGGCGTTCGTCGAGTTCGTCGCGTTATCAATGCCAGGAGCGCCCGCTTGCGCAAGCACTCCGACAGCGCCGACGCTACTCGCGAGCAGCGCCACGGTCACAGTCAGCACCAAAATCCGACGGCGATTCATCAATTACGCCCTCAGAAGAACACGACGCACTCAGTCGGGGGCGTGACGGGCATGGTGCCGAAGGCGATCCCAGCGGCGACAAGGACGAGTGCGATTAGACCGAATGCGGCCAGCCCGCCGACGAGCATCCCGTTGCCCGCACTCGAGACGCGCCCGGAGACGAAGCCGAAGGCCTTCGCAGCGCCGCCGGAGAAGATCGCCGTCCCGATCGCGAGCGTCGAGAAGCCGATTACCATCCACCCGAGGCCGACAAAGAAGTTGTACGGGGCCGACTGGCACAACTGGACGCCCGTCTCTTGACCACTCTGTTGGGCGAACGCCGGTGAGACGAGCAGTAGCGCGCCCCACAGGACCGGGATAGACTGAATCAGCAACGGTCTTGCACGAGCAGCGGCTCGCGATTTGAGTCTCTTGGCGGCTGAGTCCGCCACTTCTTTTACTTGTAGTACTTGCATCACATGTGTACAAGGGCTCGAAGGATAAAGAAGTTTTCTTAGTTGTGACACAAATAATAAGATACACCACAATTAATAGATGTGTAGATACGTGGGGTTGATATGGCATGCAACACAAATCCATAACCAGTAATGAAATCGTACACGACTCCCGACATCCCCGAAGCTATGTGGGTCCACTGGCGACGGCTCACCCCACACGAGCAGTCGCTACCGCCCCGATCGAGGCGGCTCTATGCGGCCGACGTAGCTTGCGCACAAAAACACGGACAAGGGATAATCGAAACCGCCATCGAGGAGGGGTTGATCGATGAGCAAGACATTCAAGACGCCTTCGACATCGAGTACCCAGACGACTACAACTCAGACAGTGAGTAACCCCATCGATACGGCCGAGCGCAAAGGCGCGAATATCCTCGCCTACGCCGTCGCTATGGTCGGGGTCTTCGCCGTACTCAACGGCGGGTTTCTCCCCGGCGGGCTCTTTCTCGCCGGGGCGTTCGTCCTCATGCCACGGTTCCCGCTCTTTGGCGAGCTCCCGCAGTTCGTCGGCTGGATCTTGATCGCTATCGCGTTCACGACACTCCCCTCGTAACGCGATGGCCACCGAAATCACCACCCCAACAGACGCGAGTCCGTCACTCTCACTCTCGAGGCGGGCGTTCCTCGCCAGCGCTACCGTCGGGATCACGGGCGGGCTCGCCGGCTGTACGGACGACGCCGGATCAAGTGGACGTGGAGGGATCTCGTCCTCAAAGCGCGCGGCCGGGGGGGTCGGCGCGGGGTTTGCCTACCAAACCCCCGCCATTACACGAAAACAGGCGACACATATCGCACGCACACCCGATCAATTCGACGCCGCTCTCGACGCTGCTACGCCCGACAACCTCGTTATCGTTTGGATCCCCGCCGACGCTGCTATCGACTATACGGGCCGCTCCCGTCGCGTCAGTAACGCTGTAATCGCGTCCTCGAGATCGACAAGTCACGCGGGCGGGCTCCTGTACAGCAACGATATGGGCGGTACGTCGTCGGCCTACCGTGGTGGCGAGGTTGACGGTGTCCTGAAGCTCGGCGAGAACTCCCGCATGACCGGCGTTCGATACCGCGGCCCGACAAGTGCAACGTGGAACCACCCGCTGTATCCGGGCTATATCCCCTTCGGGAGCGGGAACGCGGCTCGACGAGAGGAGTACCGTTCGCAGCGCCATTCTCGAGGCCTCAGTATCACCGCCGGAAGTGTCCGCGTCGACAACTGCGAAATCTTCGGCTGGAGCACTCAAGGGATCTCGGTCAACTGTCCGCGTAGCTACGGTCGGGAGCGGGAACAGTCGTATCCCGGGATCCAGAACTGCTCAATTCATGACTGTGGCCTCAGCGGCTACGGCTACGGTGTTGAGGTCAACGTCGGCCATCCGATCATTCAGCGCTGTTTCTTCAACGGGTGTCGCCACATGATCGCCGGCGAGGGATATCCTGATTGTTCGTACTCCGTTGAGGGGAGTTTCTTCGGCCCCGCTGGGAGCCTCTTTCCCCTCGATATGCACAACCTCGCCGAGAATATCGGCGGGACTACCAACCCCGACGACTACCGCTATCGGTACCGCTCAGGGGGACTCATTCGCGTGCTCAACTGTACGGTTGCGTTCTCTCATGTGATCAATATCGCCGCCTCGAGTTCGCTCAGTGCTGGCGGGAATCCCTTTGCCGGGAATCAGACCTCTGCTATCGGTATCGGCGGCCTTCCCGCTCAGGGCGTTGTCGTCCAGGGCTGCCGGTTCGTCCATGATGGCCCCGGGTCCGCGTTTACTGTCGGACTGCTCCCGCGCCACGCCGAGACTGATCAGTATGGGCTCGCTCGCTGGGAAACCAAGAACAATCAATTCGGCCTTCGGGCGGACTTCCCCGTCGGCCAACCTTAGCTTCGCGTTTGGACGTTCTTCGCGATCTCGTAATCCGTCGCCCCGCTGAGCTCGCTCCCCCTCGCGCTGATCGTAAACTCCCATGAGTCGCCCGGCTGTAATCCGGTGGTCCCTCCCAGTGCTGGCCGTCCGAGCTGCTCGTCTCCCTCCAAGAACTGAACCTCGAGGTCTATCGTCACTGGTTCGTCCCCCTCGTTCGTCGCCGTCCCCGTCACTGTCGCCATGTTAGACTCTATGACAAGCTCAGTGTCAGACAGTGTAACATCCTCCGCCGTCGGCGTTGTATCCGGGGCGCTCTCGTTGATCGCACTCTCATTTGTCTCCGGTCCCTCTGGTTCCGGTTCCGGGTCTGCCGCCGCTGGTTGACTTTCGTTCTCGACGTCCACCCTACTCGCCTCGGGTGCCGTTCCGTTCTCGTCGATACTCCCGCCCGTCTCGTTTCCGTCGCTCTCAGCATTGGACTGGGCGCCCTTCTCGTCGCCCTCGGTATCTCGAGTGAATAGCCACGTCGTCACTCCCGTTACGGCCATGCCTACTGCCGTCGCTGCTCCCGCGATAATCCCTCTCCGTTTCATTGTTCTCTATTCTTTCTGATACTTCTATTACTCTGTTCGCTTTGCCACTCCCGGCCGTCGGCCTGAGACTGATTCGGGCCACTTTCTCCACCGCTACCGCACAACAACAGCATTCGGCTGGCTGAATATGGTGCAGGTCCATGCATGATCTTACGTTACTGTTTTACATGCAGCGGTGCATTAAATTCCTATGGTAGATCTCGATGAACTGGCCGTCGAACTGAGTAGAAAACAAGAACGTATACTGTTGCTAATGTTTCGTCACGGCGAACTCAAAAGTCGCGAAGTAGGCGAGCTGACTCAGTTCTCGCGGGGGTCGAAGAACCACCAACTCGGTGTCCTGTTAGACCGCGAGTTAATCGAGATTATCGGGTGGGACGAGGACGCCGGGCGCGACGGCGAGCGGATACTCGGGTTAACGGACACCGGCCGCGATCTCGTTGAGCAGCATCTCACTGAGAAAGGCGAGCGGCCCGACGAGTACCGGCTCCGCGTCGAGCGCCTAGAGGACGACGTCGACGAACTTGAAACTGAAAACGAGCAACTCAAGGACGAACTCGAATCGCTCCGGCAGGACCACGAGGAACTCTACGAAAAACATCGGGGGCTCGTTGACACGCTCGAAAACGAACTATTCTGACGCCGCGAATCCATGAGCAACGGGTAACGAACTACTTTCAGAGTCGAGATACGAATCGGACGACTGACCCGTCACTCACAGCAGCACCCCGACGCCGCCCCCGAGATCGAGGTGCGATTTGTGGGTTCAGGCGCGAGTGCGCGCGAGGCAGCATCTCGGCGGTTATACCCCTACCTATCGGTCCTCAAGACGGGGAAGCAAGGAGTGGTCACAGGGGTAGGGGGAGTGGTTAGATATCCTCGCCTCCGTCCGTCGCGACCTCCGCGTTCATGAGTGCGTCCATCTCGGCGGCTGCGTCCGACGTGATCGTCTCCCGTTCATCGTTGTCGTCTTGACCCTCCTGGTCGTGATCGTCCTGCTGGGCGTGGTCGGAGCCAGTTGAATCAATCTCACTCGACTGGGAGGAGGACTGAGATCGTGTCTGTCGAGAGGACCCGCCCGATTTCCCGAGGATCTTCTTCTTGCTCTTTGTGTCGCGGAACCCGAACCCGTCCTGATTGGCGATCTCGGTAGCGAGTTCGTCGGCGTGATCCCACGACCAAGCGCCGTCGAGAACCGAGGATTGGATCTCGGAGACGCTCATAGCCCTTGCGTTACGGTGAAGCGCGATCTTGATACCTTGGATCCGCTCGTCCCGATCGAGGACAGCAGCGGGTTTCCGGTCGATCGGTGGCGAGTGCGGATCAATGTCCAGACCGACCCTCGCGC
This is a stretch of genomic DNA from Halalkalicoccus jeotgali B3. It encodes these proteins:
- a CDS encoding VirB4 family type IV secretion system protein; the encoded protein is MSKTDDTPTEQTDTETPSIDADLQAAIKPGRIDRLVNGSPLEGILSHSPITEWFEPERGTIIQDFAAVQRAFKHEHAVELDGGHGVVGAIKVDPASMAMYEKDDLLLPINAFAGVLSTLPPHQRGMMVDIPRSVDYTDHQQSAKGHERRLRATIRSGTVDQPPTREIDPSVDKTEREAIQAVLEMEAGDEPDTWPLEVQADIAKERATIESFYENTTAKREHYIVLEANELDAARTLSGINGGLADLDFIGKPVKERRVRRLRENSDLTGIMVRELNRRLKSLQNGLEKLQGISARRLTSAEFTEVIADAYRPDDVTQIKHFTDMVRQSPVPGSEDAGDPNHNVSHPGNDVDFCEGISDVTDEDDLMHQYRTLVMPETFDPETDGSITLDGDTLSATLQVTGWPDVPPTAFLEPLYQYHRPGVDVKIATHFERQANPKRTAKNQEHSMEDRLEGQFGTFFEDYVQRKYDEASSFAESIDDTNFAVFSASLSVTIEASTRHWDEQTGEVNHSDHRLTDAIEDIEMILKRECGLDTARMDDRHDEGWQSSIPVCNNELGENVTLRADALARQWAYQYKNREDADGTMIGLHDYLREPTRVDVGDLENGHSMGIYGTIGSGKTTSLQHLVNSFKQHHDERDIPFKMILSTPLQDLKSLCDIYGGEWIRVGKDAAVNPLNVPYVPPEKYRNIKKGSPWHGFLNRFDTFLYAYYDMMDLANIGEKRDTWTLAAKEAQRRQGIERGDPESYRNPSATIPDVIEVLEDIVLDPDEFVRERLANEEGTLEKRQGVARDIITHDIEAFEPDGRFSHFCERSDLDLMDHDVIYLDHQDQEQDQRAGGLEMMMRLSDLHEQQKAFEGHTAMCVDEFHYMLSNPRSAGFFKRLHRHARHWGEWIMLATQEIGDLFETSTKDDGSTEVSLSESAEVIYNNQAMQLYHHTKEMNPTWADILDLTPRSQQYIRNADMGKKSDGYSQALFVVDEDQYPLRIEMSDDINPRQFAVYQHDPTDHPDTRMYLANYTDDQGRDPCNWGWT
- a CDS encoding FxLYD domain-containing protein, producing the protein MAVTGVTTWLFTRDTEGDEKGAQSNAESDGNETGGSIDENGTAPEASRVDVENESQPAAADPEPEPEGPETNESAINESAPDTTPTAEDVTLSDTELVIESNMATVTGTATNEGDEPVTIDLEVQFLEGDEQLGRPALGGTTGLQPGDSWEFTISARGSELSGATDYEIAKNVQTRS